CGGCCTGGTGGCGGACCGTTGCTGCGTGGTGGTTTCCGTTCGGTCGTCTCCGGTTTGCGCCGCTTCCGCCGGGGGCGTTTCGGCCTGCGCCAGTCCGGCCTGCTGCTGCCCGGTCACCGGGGCAAGGGGCTTTTCGGCCACGTGCAGCCGCACGATACCCGAGGTCAGTGGCAGGTGGAACACCCGGCCAAAGCCTGCCGCCGCCATTTCCCCGGCCAGTTCGTCGGCGGTGGGAAAGGCCATGATGGTGTCCGCCAGGTAGCGGTAGGCGCCGGAATCGCCGGAAACGGCCTTGCCCACCATGGGCAGCACCCGGTTGAGGTAGAAATTGTACAGCCCGCGCCACACCGGGGTCTTGCCGGTGCCGAATTCCAGCACGCACAGCCGTCCGCCGGGCACCAGCACCCGCAGGATTTCGGCAAAGGCTTCCGACCGGGGCAGGATGTTGCGGATGCCGAAGGCGATGGTCACGCAATCCACGCTGGCATCGGCCAGGGGCAGGCGGCGTCCATCCGCCGTGGCGGGCCATATGGCGCGCGCCGTTTCGCCGAACAGCTTGCCGCGCCCGCGTTGCAGCATGGGACGGCAAAAGTCCAGCGCGGGCACGCGGGTGCCGGGGTGCTGGCGCACGATTTCCAGCGAAACATCCAGGGTGCCCGCCGCCAGGTCCAGCACGCGGCCCGTGGGGCCGGGCACCACGTGGCGCACCAGGCGATAGCGCCAGTACTTGTCCAGCCCGCCGCTGAGCACGCGGTTCAGCAGGTCATACCAGTCCGCGATGCGCCCGAACATGCCGGAAACGCTGCGGGCATGCCCGCACGGATCGGGCTGGCGGGCGCCGTCGGTGGGCGTCGTGGCGGCATTCGGGCAGGCGGTGGCGGAGCGGTCCATGCGCGGCTACTCCCGCTCGGCGCCAGCGGACGCCGCGGGAGCCACGGGGGGCTGCCCGTCGCGCGCGCCGTCGGTGGCGATGGATTCCAGCACCACGCGGTAGATGGAGGGGAACACCTCGCCCAGGCTCGCCGGGGAAACCCGCTGGGTTTCGATGAACTTGACCACGATTTCCTTGGTCACCTGCAGGGCTTCCTTGCGAATCTTGTCCATGTGGGATCCTTTGGGTGCGGTCCTTTTGAAAGCGGGCCTTTCGAGTGCGGCTGTGCCGGCGCGTTTCCGGGCTGCGGTCCGCCGGGTGCCGGACGGAGGGGCATCGGGGCGCCCCGCGACTATCCCGCCATTATCCTGCGGCTCCCCCACCACGGGCCGTGCCCGGTGACAGGCCGTTGCGCGCCACCGTCCGGTGCCCAGGCCTGCTGCCGACGACGTCCGGGCCGGTGCATCCGGCTGGCAGGCGGGCCGCCGCGCAGCCGTGAAAAAAGAGAAAACCCGCCCGTGGGGGAATGGTCT
This genomic window from Nitratidesulfovibrio sp. SRB-5 contains:
- a CDS encoding ubiquinone/menaquinone biosynthesis methyltransferase; the encoded protein is MDRSATACPNAATTPTDGARQPDPCGHARSVSGMFGRIADWYDLLNRVLSGGLDKYWRYRLVRHVVPGPTGRVLDLAAGTLDVSLEIVRQHPGTRVPALDFCRPMLQRGRGKLFGETARAIWPATADGRRLPLADASVDCVTIAFGIRNILPRSEAFAEILRVLVPGGRLCVLEFGTGKTPVWRGLYNFYLNRVLPMVGKAVSGDSGAYRYLADTIMAFPTADELAGEMAAAGFGRVFHLPLTSGIVRLHVAEKPLAPVTGQQQAGLAQAETPPAEAAQTGDDRTETTTQQRSATRPRTTAPDKPGAPVASAVAETSAPAPVVPDMVVPETVVAETAAGAGRQAKGDKTTRTGARGAEQATLPGATTQGTTKKKRAAGGAKAGKKAR